The following proteins are co-located in the Labrys monachus genome:
- the ehuR gene encoding MocR-like ectoine utilization transcription factor EhuR: MTPFDSDQFRSRVQSREGYPAQGASREPLAEAASWRPVLPRRKGATKHRLLTDRIIADIDAGVLRPGVRMPTHRDLAHDLGVSVQTVSLSYKEAERRGYLRGEVGRGTFVRERVTERADRFMLDREAGQAADLSIVRAVYTEAHERASRHAMARLGEADNSVFMRPCRPIAGLDRHRAAGQAWLRRLGVDAEMDRILITNGAAHGLFLAVAAVVHPGEVVLTESLTDHGIIGLATVLGFTLRSLPTDAEGILPPAFEAACAAGDVKALVLIPSFGNPTSHVAGTQRRRAIADIAARHGVFVIEDEVYKPLLEEDLPSITQMLPDLGFFVTSMTKTVMTGLRVGYLVVPPTYSIRVASIMRVTSWSATNLPAEIASLWIEDGTADALVRVQRQEARARQAIVAQKLGDLVAATHPLSLCAWLAVPRRWTEEGLVRALAQRGIAVTPSDPFIAGETVASGIRICLGGQLSHAALAEALGAVRATFEQLPPVFDVRSIA; this comes from the coding sequence ATGACGCCCTTTGATTCTGACCAGTTTCGCAGCCGAGTCCAGTCCCGCGAGGGATACCCCGCCCAAGGGGCTTCGCGCGAGCCGCTGGCCGAGGCCGCGTCGTGGCGGCCCGTCCTGCCCCGGCGCAAGGGCGCCACCAAGCACAGGCTCCTCACCGACCGCATCATCGCCGATATCGATGCCGGGGTGCTGCGCCCGGGTGTCCGCATGCCGACGCATCGCGACCTCGCCCACGATCTCGGCGTGTCCGTGCAGACGGTGAGCCTCAGCTACAAGGAGGCGGAGCGGCGCGGCTATCTGCGCGGCGAGGTCGGCCGCGGCACCTTCGTGCGCGAGCGCGTCACCGAGCGGGCGGACCGTTTCATGCTGGACCGCGAGGCCGGCCAGGCCGCCGACCTCTCCATCGTCCGCGCCGTCTATACCGAGGCGCATGAACGGGCCTCCCGCCACGCCATGGCGCGGCTCGGCGAGGCCGACAACAGCGTCTTCATGCGGCCCTGCCGCCCGATCGCCGGGCTCGACCGCCATCGCGCGGCCGGTCAGGCCTGGCTGCGCCGGCTCGGCGTCGACGCCGAAATGGACCGCATCCTGATCACCAACGGGGCGGCGCACGGGCTGTTCCTCGCGGTGGCGGCGGTGGTCCATCCAGGCGAGGTGGTGCTCACCGAGAGCCTGACCGACCATGGCATCATCGGCCTCGCCACCGTGCTCGGCTTCACCCTGCGCAGCCTGCCGACCGACGCCGAAGGCATCCTGCCACCGGCCTTCGAGGCGGCCTGCGCCGCCGGCGACGTCAAGGCGCTGGTGCTGATCCCCTCCTTCGGCAACCCGACCAGCCATGTCGCCGGGACGCAGCGGCGCCGGGCCATCGCCGACATCGCCGCGCGCCACGGCGTCTTCGTCATCGAGGACGAGGTCTACAAGCCGCTGCTGGAGGAGGACCTGCCGTCGATCACGCAGATGCTGCCCGATCTCGGCTTCTTCGTCACCAGCATGACCAAGACGGTGATGACGGGCCTGCGCGTCGGCTATCTCGTGGTGCCGCCGACCTACAGCATCCGCGTCGCCAGCATCATGCGGGTGACGAGCTGGAGCGCCACCAACCTGCCGGCGGAGATCGCCTCGCTGTGGATCGAGGACGGCACGGCCGACGCCCTGGTGCGGGTGCAGCGGCAGGAGGCCCGCGCCCGGCAGGCGATCGTGGCCCAGAAGCTCGGCGATCTCGTCGCCGCCACCCATCCGCTGTCGCTCTGCGCGTGGCTCGCCGTGCCGCGGCGCTGGACCGAGGAGGGCTTGGTGCGGGCGCTGGCGCAGCGCGGCATCGCCGTCACCCCGTCGGACCCGTTCATCGCCGGCGAGACCGTCGCCAGCGGCATCCGCATCTGCCTGGGCGGGCAGCTGTCGCATGCCGCGCTCGCCGAAGCGCTGGGCGCGGTCCGGGCGACGTTCGAGCAGCTGCCGCCGGTGTTCGACGTGCGCTCGATCGCCTAG
- the eutB gene encoding hydroxyectoine utilization dehydratase EutB translates to MVGLDAIRAAEARIVGRVARTPMARSPALSGAFPVFLKLETRQPTGSFKLRGATNAVLALGGQGPGFVTASTGNHGRALAHAARAEGGRAVICMSSLVPSNKVEAVRALGAEIHIVGRSQDEAQIEVDRLVREEGLVEVPPFDHAAVIAGQGTLGLEILADLPEVAQVLVPLSGGGLAAGVAAAVKAMRPRARLVGVSMARGAAMQASLAAGRPVPVEEVATLADSLGGGIGLANRHTFAMCRALLDDVLLLTEEEIAAGIRHAFTAENEVVEGAGAVGIAALLSGKAKAEGPTVLVVSGRNIDEGLHRRILRGDMA, encoded by the coding sequence ATGGTCGGCCTCGACGCCATCCGCGCCGCCGAGGCGCGCATCGTGGGCAGGGTCGCTCGCACGCCGATGGCGCGCTCGCCCGCCCTGTCCGGCGCCTTCCCCGTCTTCCTCAAGCTCGAGACCCGCCAGCCGACCGGCAGCTTCAAGCTGCGCGGCGCCACCAACGCCGTGCTGGCGCTGGGCGGGCAGGGCCCGGGCTTCGTCACCGCCTCCACCGGCAATCACGGCCGCGCGCTCGCCCATGCCGCCCGCGCCGAGGGCGGCCGGGCGGTGATCTGCATGTCGAGCCTCGTGCCTTCGAACAAGGTGGAGGCCGTGCGTGCGCTCGGCGCGGAGATCCATATCGTCGGCCGCTCCCAGGACGAGGCCCAGATCGAGGTCGACCGCCTCGTGCGCGAAGAGGGGCTGGTCGAAGTGCCGCCCTTCGACCATGCGGCGGTGATCGCCGGGCAGGGGACGCTGGGGCTGGAGATCCTCGCCGACCTGCCCGAGGTGGCGCAGGTGCTGGTGCCGCTGTCGGGCGGCGGGCTCGCCGCGGGGGTCGCCGCCGCGGTCAAGGCCATGCGCCCGCGGGCCCGCCTCGTCGGCGTGTCGATGGCGAGGGGCGCGGCGATGCAGGCGAGCCTCGCCGCCGGCCGGCCGGTGCCGGTCGAGGAGGTGGCGACGCTCGCCGATTCGCTCGGCGGCGGCATCGGCCTCGCCAATCGCCACACCTTCGCGATGTGCCGCGCGCTTCTCGACGACGTCCTCCTCCTGACCGAGGAGGAGATCGCGGCGGGCATCCGCCATGCCTTCACCGCCGAGAACGAGGTGGTGGAGGGCGCCGGCGCCGTCGGCATCGCCGCCCTGCTGTCCGGCAAGGCGAAAGCCGAGGGGCCGACCGTGCTGGTGGTCTCCGGCCGAAACATCGACGAGGGCCTGCATCGGCGCATCCTGCGGGGGGACATGGCGTGA